A single Thermosynechococcus vestitus BP-1 DNA region contains:
- a CDS encoding riboflavin synthase, which produces MFTGIIQAIGVLQQCSESQLVITATDAPFLGDVAVGDSIAVDGVCLTVETFDARGFTVSVSPETLQRTTLAAKAAVGAMVNLEPALRLGDRVGGHFVTGHVDGVGTVLAIAPTGISWTFTFSAPEAVAAYIIPKGSIAINGISLTIADCNEKGDEFSIAVIPHTYAETTLQFLRVGDGVNLEADLLGKYTRKFLQPQNAAAAVDKEIDLGFLQAHGYA; this is translated from the coding sequence TTGGTCATTACTGCAACCGATGCTCCTTTCCTTGGGGATGTCGCCGTTGGCGATAGTATTGCTGTTGACGGTGTCTGTCTCACCGTGGAAACCTTTGATGCGAGGGGGTTTACGGTCAGTGTCTCCCCAGAAACGCTCCAACGCACTACATTGGCAGCCAAGGCGGCAGTGGGAGCAATGGTCAACCTAGAACCTGCCCTGCGGCTAGGGGATAGGGTGGGGGGACATTTTGTGACTGGTCATGTGGATGGTGTCGGCACCGTACTGGCGATCGCTCCTACAGGCATCAGTTGGACATTCACCTTCTCCGCCCCTGAAGCGGTGGCAGCGTACATTATCCCCAAAGGCAGTATTGCCATCAATGGCATTAGCCTCACTATTGCCGATTGCAATGAAAAAGGGGATGAATTCAGCATTGCTGTCATCCCCCATACCTATGCAGAAACCACGTTGCAGTTTCTTAGGGTTGGCGATGGTGTGAACCTAGAGGCGGATTTGCTGGGCAAATATACCCGCAAGTTTCTCCAGCCCCAAAACGCCGCAGCCGCAGTGGATAAGGAAATTGACCTTGGGTTTCTCCAAGCCCATGGCTACGCCTAG
- the tsf gene encoding translation elongation factor Ts produces the protein MAEISAKLVKELRDKTGAGMMDCKKALQESNGDMEAAITWLRQKGLASAGKKAGRVTSEGLVDSYIHTGGRIGVLVEVNCETDFVARNEKFKTLVQDIAKQIAACPNVEFVSLDDIPAEYKEKERQIALGSDALKGKPPEVQEKIVAGKLEKTLKELCLLYQPFIRDQSKTVEELVKEHIAELGENIRIRRFQRFVLGEGIEKQETNLAEEVAAQTQAMRAAAQTAAAAETAPPEVSEPEPAAAVTAEEPTPEPVAAAEQPAEPVSELVEQPGAESKGFGAATKKSGGKSRSNKKKK, from the coding sequence ATGGCAGAGATTTCAGCCAAACTAGTCAAAGAACTGCGGGACAAAACCGGTGCCGGCATGATGGACTGCAAGAAAGCCTTGCAGGAGTCCAATGGCGATATGGAAGCCGCCATTACTTGGTTGCGGCAAAAGGGTCTAGCCTCTGCGGGTAAAAAGGCCGGGCGGGTAACCAGTGAAGGTCTGGTGGATAGCTACATTCACACCGGCGGGCGCATTGGTGTGCTCGTGGAGGTCAACTGCGAAACTGACTTTGTTGCTCGCAACGAGAAATTTAAAACCCTGGTTCAAGACATTGCCAAGCAAATTGCTGCTTGCCCCAATGTGGAATTTGTCTCCCTAGACGATATTCCTGCGGAGTACAAGGAGAAAGAACGCCAGATTGCCCTTGGCTCCGATGCCTTGAAAGGAAAACCCCCAGAGGTTCAAGAAAAAATTGTTGCTGGCAAGCTGGAAAAAACCCTCAAAGAACTCTGTTTGCTCTACCAGCCCTTTATCCGCGATCAGTCCAAGACCGTTGAAGAGTTGGTGAAAGAGCACATTGCCGAACTGGGGGAAAATATCCGGATTCGCCGCTTCCAACGCTTTGTCCTCGGTGAGGGGATCGAGAAGCAAGAAACTAACCTTGCTGAAGAAGTCGCTGCCCAAACCCAAGCCATGCGTGCTGCTGCACAAACTGCCGCCGCCGCTGAAACTGCCCCACCCGAAGTGAGCGAACCTGAACCAGCAGCGGCAGTGACGGCTGAAGAGCCAACCCCAGAACCTGTAGCAGCCGCTGAGCAGCCGGCAGAACCAGTATCTGAGCTAGTAGAGCAACCTGGGGCTGAAAGCAAGGGATTTGGTGCCGCCACCAAAAAATCCGGTGGCAAGTCTCGCTCAAACAAGAAGAAAAAATAA
- the rpsB gene encoding 30S ribosomal protein S2: MAVLSLAQMLEAGVHFGHQARRWNPRMAPYIFTVRNGVHIIDLVQTAQLVEEAYNYIRNAAEKGKRFLFIGTKRQAAGIVEQEALRCGSYYVNQRWLGGMLTNWTTIKTRVDRLKELESMEESGLIDLRPKQEASALRRELARLQKYLGGIKQMRRLPDIAIIVDVKREYNAVAECHKLGIPIVALLDTNCDPTQVDIPIPANDDAIRSIKLIVGKLADAIYEGRHGQLEEPEADLADEDDNGMTTSDDGDAEALDIPDDSDA; this comes from the coding sequence ATGGCAGTTCTCAGCCTTGCCCAAATGCTGGAGGCAGGGGTTCACTTTGGCCACCAAGCCCGCCGCTGGAACCCCCGGATGGCACCCTACATCTTCACGGTTCGCAATGGGGTGCACATCATTGACCTCGTACAGACCGCCCAACTGGTGGAAGAAGCCTACAACTACATCCGCAACGCTGCTGAAAAAGGCAAACGCTTTTTGTTTATTGGGACCAAGCGTCAAGCCGCCGGCATTGTTGAACAGGAGGCGCTCCGCTGCGGCAGTTACTACGTCAACCAGCGCTGGCTGGGGGGAATGCTCACCAACTGGACTACGATCAAAACCCGTGTCGATCGCCTCAAAGAACTAGAAAGCATGGAGGAAAGCGGCCTCATTGATCTGCGGCCAAAACAGGAGGCCTCAGCCCTGCGGCGAGAGCTGGCACGCCTACAAAAATACCTTGGCGGGATCAAACAAATGCGGCGCTTGCCCGATATCGCAATTATTGTTGATGTCAAGCGGGAGTACAACGCCGTTGCCGAGTGTCACAAATTGGGGATTCCTATCGTGGCACTGCTAGATACCAACTGTGACCCCACCCAGGTGGATATTCCCATTCCGGCTAACGATGATGCCATCCGTTCGATTAAGCTGATTGTGGGCAAACTAGCCGATGCTATCTATGAGGGACGCCATGGTCAGTTGGAGGAACCCGAAGCGGATCTCGCTGATGAGGACGACAATGGGATGACCACCAGCGACGATGGTGATGCTGAAGCCCTAGATATTCCAGATGACTCTGATGCTTAA
- a CDS encoding ParA family protein, with amino-acid sequence MDISRLRSQWQQIHGDETSEAVIEEHFVQPLLSVLGFGDRDRLSSFDTGMGIADVAARFPRQGQPPFSQTQVDPDLIVEIKTPARRSRNTPSQTVALNLENGSAHHSRALQQLRQLLSGCHCQGTAWGLITNARHLQLFRRHGHLVYPATPNYELTGDRLEWIIKDLKTCLRSRPRATTLGIYNYKGGVGKTTTTINLGATLAVADAAVLLVDCDPQGDLSRALELAPLGTTLAACLQHPDEPITAAIRPFDLRIRTSSSIKSAHIFDVIPAAPQLQSLLIQAMQTQNPPITRLRERLAPLRDRYDYILIDCPSAWLFLSKSALYASDAVLIPTRHTDLSSLNNAAQVIHQFLFHEIHPLRREGGPLPLPIFFNGAPTTAKAMAVAQAEIERILQKLPHLTPYFWPQYQANDTTVFAIPEYAVISRAAFARVPAVFKDKRVLGFYQALVQTYLRPLAPTNDLP; translated from the coding sequence TTGGATATTTCCCGCTTGCGATCGCAATGGCAACAGATTCACGGTGACGAAACCTCTGAAGCCGTTATTGAGGAGCACTTTGTCCAACCACTCTTGAGTGTGTTGGGGTTTGGCGATCGCGATCGCCTCTCCTCCTTTGATACCGGTATGGGCATTGCCGATGTAGCAGCGCGGTTTCCCCGCCAGGGTCAGCCTCCCTTTTCGCAGACGCAAGTTGACCCCGATTTAATTGTGGAGATTAAAACCCCTGCCCGTCGCTCTCGCAATACCCCCAGTCAAACGGTGGCCTTGAATCTTGAGAATGGTTCTGCCCATCATAGCCGCGCTCTGCAACAGCTGCGCCAACTTCTCAGCGGGTGCCACTGCCAAGGAACCGCTTGGGGGTTGATCACCAATGCCCGCCATCTCCAGCTTTTTCGACGCCATGGTCACCTGGTCTATCCAGCCACGCCCAATTATGAACTGACGGGCGATCGCCTTGAGTGGATTATCAAAGACCTCAAAACCTGCCTGCGATCGCGCCCCCGGGCCACCACCCTCGGCATCTATAATTACAAGGGGGGAGTGGGCAAAACCACCACCACGATTAACTTAGGAGCCACTCTTGCTGTGGCGGATGCGGCGGTTTTGCTGGTTGATTGCGACCCTCAGGGGGATCTCAGCCGTGCTCTTGAGCTCGCCCCCCTAGGGACAACCCTGGCGGCCTGTCTACAACATCCTGATGAGCCGATTACGGCCGCGATTCGCCCCTTTGACTTGCGCATTCGCACCAGTAGCAGTATCAAATCTGCCCATATTTTTGATGTCATTCCCGCTGCGCCACAACTGCAAAGTCTCCTCATTCAGGCAATGCAAACCCAAAATCCACCCATTACCCGTCTGCGGGAGCGCCTCGCCCCCTTGCGCGATCGCTACGACTACATCCTCATTGACTGCCCCAGTGCCTGGCTCTTTTTAAGTAAGAGCGCCCTATATGCCAGTGACGCCGTTTTGATTCCCACCCGCCACACCGATCTCTCCTCCCTCAACAATGCAGCTCAGGTGATTCACCAATTTCTCTTTCATGAAATCCACCCATTGCGCCGTGAAGGGGGACCCCTGCCTTTACCCATTTTCTTTAATGGGGCTCCGACAACCGCCAAGGCAATGGCCGTTGCCCAAGCAGAAATTGAACGGATTCTCCAGAAACTCCCCCACCTCACCCCCTACTTTTGGCCACAGTATCAAGCTAATGACACGACTGTATTTGCCATTCCTGAATATGCTGTCATTTCCCGTGCCGCCTTTGCCCGTGTTCCTGCTGTGTTCAAAGATAAGCGCGTCCTAGGCTTCTATCAGGCATTGGTGCAGACCTATCTTCGTCCCCTAGCGCCTACCAATGACCTCCCCTAA
- a CDS encoding sulfate/molybdate ABC transporter ATP-binding protein, whose protein sequence is MGITIENVSKSFGSFQAVKQVDLDIASGSLVALLGPSGSGKSTLLRLIAGLEMPDTGRILLTGKDATYQSVQERNIGFVFQHYALFKHMTVRQNIAFGLELRKVPRAKINARVAELLELVQLTGLGDRYPSQLSGGQRQRVALARALAVEPKVLLLDEPFGALDAKVRKELRAWLRRLHDDVHVTTVFVTHDQEEAMEVADQIVVMNKGQVEQVGTPAEIYDHPASPFVMSFIGPVNVLRSRVFQQSEGTAAHCDIFLRPRDIIIETRPNGNTVSARIHRIIHLGWEIQVELRLDDGQELMAHLSRERFDELHLEPQQQVFIKPREAKSFPLYYSI, encoded by the coding sequence ATGGGCATCACCATTGAAAACGTTTCTAAGTCCTTTGGTTCCTTTCAAGCAGTCAAGCAGGTGGATTTGGATATTGCCAGTGGCTCTTTAGTGGCGCTGTTGGGGCCCTCCGGTTCTGGCAAATCAACCCTACTGCGGCTGATTGCGGGTCTAGAGATGCCCGACACTGGACGGATTCTGCTCACGGGCAAGGACGCCACCTATCAAAGTGTTCAAGAGCGTAATATTGGCTTCGTCTTTCAGCACTATGCCCTTTTTAAGCACATGACGGTGCGCCAAAATATCGCCTTTGGCCTAGAGCTGCGCAAGGTGCCCCGTGCCAAGATCAACGCTCGGGTGGCGGAACTGCTCGAGTTGGTGCAGTTGACTGGCTTGGGCGATCGCTACCCCTCTCAGCTCTCAGGGGGACAGCGCCAGCGGGTGGCTCTTGCCCGTGCCCTTGCGGTAGAGCCCAAGGTGCTGTTGCTCGATGAGCCGTTTGGTGCCCTCGATGCCAAAGTGCGCAAGGAACTGCGAGCATGGTTACGCCGCCTCCATGACGATGTCCATGTGACAACGGTCTTCGTGACCCACGACCAAGAGGAAGCCATGGAGGTCGCAGATCAAATTGTCGTCATGAACAAAGGGCAAGTGGAGCAGGTGGGCACCCCCGCTGAAATTTACGACCATCCCGCCAGCCCCTTTGTGATGAGCTTTATTGGCCCCGTCAATGTCTTACGCTCTCGGGTTTTCCAACAAAGTGAAGGTACGGCTGCTCACTGCGATATTTTTCTGCGGCCGCGCGACATCATTATTGAAACCCGTCCCAATGGCAACACCGTCTCAGCCCGCATTCACCGCATCATTCACTTAGGCTGGGAAATTCAGGTGGAACTGCGCCTAGACGATGGGCAGGAATTGATGGCCCACCTCTCGCGAGAGCGATTTGACGAGCTGCACCTTGAACCCCAACAGCAGGTCTTTATTAAGCCACGGGAGGCAAAGTCCTTTCCCCTTTACTACAGCATTTAG
- a CDS encoding HAD family hydrolase, whose translation MAPTLPSLLALDFDGVLCNGLREYFQTSWRVYQQVWPEPLLGISLEQLEREFGQLRPVITVGWEMPLLLRAIVAGTPAQQILQDWPKVRDRLLATYHLTAADLGARVDGLRDRWIETDWQSWLALHDFYDGVIAALQHWQAQGQALAIVTTKEQRFVTYLLEQAGLSFPSEAIYGKEQQQPKPVILQALQSTYGAPLWFVEDRLGALLQVAVTPELGQTELFLAAWGYTTAGDRAQAEAHPRIHLLSLEQFCQFPHWLPP comes from the coding sequence ATGGCACCAACACTGCCCTCATTGCTGGCCTTGGATTTTGATGGCGTTCTCTGCAACGGCCTGCGGGAATATTTTCAAACCAGTTGGCGAGTGTATCAGCAGGTGTGGCCTGAGCCGCTCCTTGGGATTTCCCTAGAGCAACTAGAAAGGGAATTTGGTCAATTGCGCCCTGTGATTACGGTGGGGTGGGAGATGCCGCTGCTGTTGCGGGCAATTGTTGCAGGTACCCCTGCTCAACAGATTCTCCAAGATTGGCCAAAGGTGCGCGATCGCCTGCTGGCTACCTATCATCTCACTGCCGCTGATTTAGGAGCACGCGTGGACGGCCTGCGCGATCGCTGGATTGAAACGGACTGGCAAAGCTGGTTGGCGCTCCATGACTTTTATGACGGTGTCATAGCCGCTTTGCAACACTGGCAGGCCCAAGGGCAAGCCCTCGCCATTGTCACCACCAAAGAGCAGCGCTTTGTCACCTATTTACTGGAGCAGGCGGGCCTCTCTTTTCCCTCGGAGGCCATCTATGGCAAAGAGCAACAGCAGCCAAAACCTGTGATTCTTCAGGCGCTGCAGTCAACCTATGGTGCCCCCCTGTGGTTTGTTGAGGATCGCCTTGGGGCCCTCCTACAGGTTGCCGTGACACCAGAACTAGGGCAAACAGAACTTTTCTTGGCCGCCTGGGGCTATACCACGGCGGGCGATCGCGCCCAGGCTGAGGCCCATCCGCGCATCCATCTCCTCAGCCTAGAACAATTTTGCCAATTTCCCCACTGGCTGCCCCCCTAA
- a CDS encoding PspA/IM30 family protein produces MGLLDRVGMVIRSNLNALVSAAEDPEKILEQTIIDMNADLVKLRQAVAQAIAAQKRLEQQYAQNLKDAQQWEERARLALSRGDEALALEALNRKKTAADTAAALKAQVDQMAAQVKTLKDNLTALESKISEAKTKKEMLKARVRAAKASEQIHQAVSKVGTSNAMAAFERMEDKVLQMEARSQAIAELSGDTLESQFEALQSSANRQDVEFELLEMKRQMGLLPDAPSAGTLPQTSSGSGQVNIHINVSAPEVQDAPRTRSSSQSKSVDDDIAELRRLLEG; encoded by the coding sequence ATGGGTTTACTTGATCGTGTGGGCATGGTAATTCGCTCTAACCTCAATGCCCTAGTGAGCGCTGCTGAAGATCCAGAAAAAATTCTTGAGCAAACGATTATTGATATGAATGCCGACTTGGTGAAGTTACGCCAAGCGGTTGCTCAGGCCATTGCCGCTCAAAAACGACTCGAACAACAGTACGCCCAAAACCTTAAGGATGCCCAACAGTGGGAAGAGCGGGCACGGCTTGCCCTCAGTAGAGGAGATGAAGCACTGGCCCTCGAAGCCTTAAATCGCAAGAAAACTGCCGCAGATACCGCTGCTGCCCTTAAAGCCCAGGTGGATCAAATGGCTGCTCAAGTGAAAACCCTCAAGGACAACTTGACGGCTCTTGAAAGCAAAATTTCTGAGGCGAAAACGAAGAAGGAAATGCTTAAGGCACGGGTTCGTGCAGCCAAGGCCTCGGAGCAGATTCACCAAGCGGTCAGCAAGGTGGGCACCTCCAATGCGATGGCGGCATTTGAGCGCATGGAAGATAAAGTGCTCCAAATGGAGGCCCGCTCCCAAGCCATTGCTGAACTGAGTGGCGATACTCTCGAAAGTCAATTCGAAGCCCTCCAAAGCAGCGCTAACAGGCAAGACGTGGAATTTGAGCTGCTGGAAATGAAGCGACAAATGGGCTTGTTGCCGGATGCCCCCTCTGCGGGAACGCTACCCCAGACCTCCAGTGGCAGCGGTCAGGTGAATATCCATATCAATGTCTCTGCTCCCGAAGTGCAGGACGCACCCCGCACCCGTTCATCGTCTCAAAGTAAATCTGTTGATGACGATATCGCAGAGCTCCGCCGCCTCCTAGAGGGTTAG
- the fabI gene encoding enoyl-ACP reductase FabI, with protein sequence MLLDLSGKRALVTGIANNRSIAWGIAQQIHAAGAELAVTYLPDERGKLKQKVEELTAPLVPKLLLPLDVQQPQQIDDVFAAIQSTWGGLDILIHCLAFAQKEDLNGDFSAVSLEGFHLALDISAYSLISLSRAAKPLMTHGGSIITLTYLGGVRVVPNYNVMGIAKAALEMNVRYLAAELGPRNIRVNGISAGPIRTLASSAVGGILDMIHHVEATAPLRRTVTQTEVGNTAAFLASDLASGITGQILYVDSGYCIMGM encoded by the coding sequence ATGCTCCTAGACCTATCGGGCAAACGCGCCCTTGTGACAGGCATTGCCAATAATCGTTCGATTGCTTGGGGGATTGCCCAACAGATCCATGCCGCGGGTGCTGAACTGGCGGTGACGTACCTTCCCGACGAGCGGGGAAAGCTCAAGCAAAAGGTCGAGGAACTGACAGCCCCCCTTGTTCCCAAGTTGCTCCTGCCGCTAGATGTGCAGCAACCTCAACAAATTGACGATGTCTTTGCGGCGATTCAATCCACATGGGGTGGCTTAGATATCTTGATTCACTGTTTGGCCTTTGCCCAAAAAGAAGATCTCAATGGTGACTTTTCAGCGGTCTCCCTCGAAGGCTTTCATCTTGCCCTTGACATTAGTGCCTACTCCCTTATCTCCCTCAGCCGTGCCGCTAAACCCCTGATGACCCATGGGGGTTCAATTATTACCCTCACCTATTTGGGGGGTGTACGGGTTGTGCCAAACTACAACGTCATGGGCATTGCTAAGGCAGCCCTAGAAATGAATGTGCGCTACCTCGCAGCGGAACTAGGGCCTCGGAACATCCGCGTCAATGGTATCTCCGCTGGTCCGATTCGCACCTTAGCTTCCTCAGCCGTAGGGGGCATTCTGGACATGATTCACCATGTGGAAGCCACGGCTCCGCTGCGGCGTACGGTAACGCAAACAGAAGTGGGCAACACAGCAGCTTTTCTTGCCAGTGATCTAGCCAGTGGCATCACTGGCCAAATTCTTTACGTGGATTCGGGCTACTGCATCATGGGCATGTGA
- a CDS encoding Rieske 2Fe-2S domain-containing protein — MTSSSTSFSLHGGNSFLRNIWYYGLPAADLKPGRCQAKVLLGEPILFCRTTSGKPFALRNLCPHRGMPLHYGRFDGKEVECPYHGWRFNAHGHCTLIPSLTSDSDVDLKNFGVLSYPVREVQGNLWIFFPANGRNVSEPTLEVPLVPGFSAETQPQAVQKFIFPGHLDQVFINFMDPSHAPFVHGAWWWRKRGKLFEKAKTFDPSPYGFTMRRHPLLRKSWAHHLLGGHPEVEIIYRLPGIRIETNYSDRHTFCFLITLTPINDQETELTATYYWTFPWLAPLKPLLAPLAREFLNQDLRIVAKQSEGLKYKPPLTLIKEADYQAKWYYQLKREYEKATQEEREFVNPLKTQVLRWR, encoded by the coding sequence ATGACATCCAGCAGCACTTCATTCTCTCTCCATGGGGGTAATAGCTTTTTGCGCAATATCTGGTACTATGGCCTGCCCGCCGCTGACCTTAAACCCGGTCGGTGTCAAGCCAAGGTGCTTTTAGGGGAGCCCATCCTATTTTGTCGTACCACTTCAGGCAAGCCCTTTGCCCTGCGTAATCTCTGCCCTCACCGTGGCATGCCCCTGCACTATGGTCGCTTTGATGGCAAAGAGGTGGAGTGCCCCTACCACGGCTGGCGCTTTAATGCCCACGGCCACTGTACGCTGATTCCCTCCCTGACGAGTGATAGCGATGTGGATCTCAAGAACTTTGGGGTGTTGAGCTATCCGGTGCGGGAGGTGCAGGGCAATCTCTGGATTTTTTTCCCGGCCAATGGCCGCAATGTCAGCGAGCCCACCCTAGAGGTGCCCCTTGTTCCCGGATTTAGTGCCGAGACCCAACCCCAAGCGGTACAAAAATTCATCTTTCCGGGACATCTAGATCAGGTGTTTATTAACTTTATGGATCCCTCCCATGCGCCCTTTGTCCATGGGGCGTGGTGGTGGCGCAAGCGAGGCAAGCTCTTTGAGAAGGCAAAAACCTTTGATCCGTCGCCCTATGGCTTTACAATGCGCCGTCATCCCCTGTTGCGCAAGTCTTGGGCACACCATCTTTTGGGTGGCCACCCGGAGGTGGAAATTATCTATCGGCTGCCGGGGATTCGCATTGAAACCAACTATAGCGATCGCCACACGTTTTGTTTTCTGATTACCCTCACCCCCATTAATGATCAGGAAACTGAACTCACCGCCACCTACTACTGGACATTTCCTTGGCTTGCTCCCCTGAAACCCCTACTGGCTCCCCTAGCGCGGGAATTTCTCAACCAAGATTTGCGCATTGTAGCCAAGCAAAGCGAAGGCCTGAAGTACAAACCACCCTTGACCCTCATCAAAGAAGCGGATTACCAAGCCAAGTGGTACTACCAGCTTAAACGGGAGTACGAAAAGGCCACCCAAGAGGAACGGGAATTTGTCAACCCCCTGAAAACCCAAGTCCTGCGCTGGCGCTAA
- a CDS encoding photosynthesis system II assembly factor Ycf48 gives MFAKQIDIHWQKMKGIKFLHWLLGTVLLWVSLSTPALAIPALDYNPWEAIQLPTTATILDMSFIDRHHGWLVGVNATLMETRDGGQTWEPRTLVLDHSDYRFNSVSFQGNEGWIVGEPPIMLHTTDGGQSWSQIPLDPKLPGSPRLIKALGNGSAEMITNVGAIYRTKDSGKNWQALVQEAIGVMRNLNRSPSGEYVAVSSRGSFYSTWEPGQTAWEPHNRTTSRRLHNMGFTPDGRLWMIVNGGKIAFSDPDNSENWGELLSPLRRNSVGFLDLAYRTPNEVWLAGGAGALLCSQDGGQTWQQDVDVKKVPSNFYKILFFSPDQGFILGQKGILLRYVTDLTAAPA, from the coding sequence ATGTTCGCTAAACAAATTGACATCCATTGGCAAAAAATGAAAGGAATCAAGTTCCTGCATTGGCTCCTAGGGACCGTTCTCCTCTGGGTGAGCCTGAGTACCCCTGCCCTTGCTATTCCTGCTTTAGACTACAACCCTTGGGAAGCGATCCAACTGCCAACCACCGCAACGATTCTTGACATGAGCTTTATTGATCGTCATCATGGTTGGTTGGTAGGTGTCAATGCCACGCTAATGGAAACCCGCGACGGTGGTCAAACTTGGGAACCGCGCACGCTGGTTTTAGATCATTCCGACTATCGCTTCAACAGCGTCAGCTTCCAAGGGAACGAGGGCTGGATTGTCGGTGAGCCGCCAATTATGCTGCACACAACTGATGGTGGCCAATCTTGGAGCCAAATTCCCCTCGATCCAAAACTCCCCGGCTCGCCCCGCCTGATCAAAGCCCTCGGCAATGGCTCTGCGGAAATGATAACCAACGTGGGGGCAATTTACCGCACCAAAGATAGTGGCAAAAACTGGCAAGCCTTAGTCCAAGAAGCCATTGGTGTCATGCGCAACCTCAACCGTTCCCCCTCTGGCGAGTATGTGGCTGTCTCCTCGCGGGGGAGCTTTTACTCTACCTGGGAACCCGGACAAACCGCTTGGGAACCCCATAATCGCACCACCTCCCGGCGCCTTCACAATATGGGCTTTACCCCTGATGGTCGGCTCTGGATGATTGTCAATGGCGGTAAAATCGCTTTCTCTGATCCAGATAATTCTGAGAACTGGGGAGAACTGCTGAGTCCTCTGCGTCGCAATAGTGTTGGCTTCCTTGATCTGGCCTATCGCACACCGAACGAAGTATGGCTAGCAGGGGGTGCCGGCGCGCTGCTGTGTAGCCAAGATGGTGGCCAAACGTGGCAGCAGGACGTGGATGTCAAGAAAGTCCCCTCCAACTTCTATAAAATTCTCTTCTTTAGTCCCGATCAAGGGTTTATCCTCGGCCAGAAGGGAATCTTACTGCGCTATGTAACTGACTTGACGGCTGCGCCAGCGTAA
- a CDS encoding rubredoxin — MTAETPDVAPLDRFECRACGYIYEPAKGDENRSIPPGTAFADLPLNWRCPVCSAPKKQFSNIGPVGSPSGFKENLNYGFGVNRLTPGQKNILIFGGLALAVLFLLSFYNVR; from the coding sequence ATGACCGCCGAAACCCCTGATGTTGCGCCCTTAGATCGGTTTGAGTGCCGTGCCTGCGGCTACATCTATGAACCGGCAAAGGGAGACGAGAATCGCTCGATTCCGCCCGGGACAGCCTTTGCTGATCTGCCCCTGAACTGGCGGTGTCCAGTGTGTAGTGCTCCAAAAAAGCAATTTAGCAACATTGGACCTGTGGGATCCCCCTCAGGCTTCAAGGAGAATCTCAACTATGGCTTCGGTGTGAATCGCCTCACCCCTGGCCAAAAAAATATCCTCATTTTTGGTGGTCTTGCCCTTGCTGTTCTTTTTCTACTGAGTTTCTATAATGTTCGCTAA
- the sfsA gene encoding DNA/RNA nuclease SfsA, with the protein MTPPFCWYYPPLQEGILCRRYQRFFAEIELTSGDRVTAHCPNTGPMTGICQVGAPVQVSYHADPKRKLAYTWEMIFVDGTWVGVNTSLPNRVIASALAAGILPELAGYGTQQREVAYGQERSRIDFYLTDHPQEPPAYVEVKNTTWAQGGLALFPDTVTSRGQKHLRELQRLRQTQPETRVCMLYFINRGDCDRFAPGDSADPTYGQLLRAAYNQGVEILPYRFAIEPRGIQFLGTAKLLL; encoded by the coding sequence GTGACTCCCCCATTCTGTTGGTACTATCCACCGCTCCAAGAAGGAATTCTCTGTCGGCGCTATCAGCGATTTTTTGCTGAGATTGAGTTGACCTCGGGCGATCGCGTTACGGCCCACTGCCCAAATACAGGGCCAATGACAGGGATTTGCCAAGTAGGTGCTCCCGTTCAAGTCTCCTACCATGCGGATCCCAAGCGTAAGCTAGCCTATACGTGGGAAATGATTTTTGTTGACGGTACCTGGGTAGGGGTGAATACCAGTCTGCCCAATCGGGTCATTGCTTCGGCGTTGGCGGCAGGCATCCTACCGGAACTGGCTGGCTACGGCACTCAGCAGCGAGAGGTGGCCTACGGTCAAGAGCGCAGCCGCATTGACTTTTACTTAACGGATCATCCTCAAGAGCCCCCCGCCTATGTTGAGGTGAAAAATACCACTTGGGCGCAAGGGGGTTTAGCCCTGTTTCCTGATACGGTCACCAGCCGCGGTCAAAAACATCTGCGGGAACTGCAACGGCTGCGGCAAACCCAACCAGAAACTCGGGTGTGTATGCTCTACTTTATTAATCGCGGCGATTGCGATCGCTTTGCGCCCGGAGATAGTGCTGATCCCACCTATGGACAGCTCCTACGCGCTGCCTACAACCAAGGGGTGGAAATTTTGCCCTACCGCTTCGCCATTGAACCAAGGGGCATTCAGTTCTTGGGAACTGCCAAGCTGTTGCTCTAG